A genomic stretch from Lathyrus oleraceus cultivar Zhongwan6 chromosome 2, CAAS_Psat_ZW6_1.0, whole genome shotgun sequence includes:
- the LOC127120918 gene encoding uncharacterized protein At2g34160 has product MEAIVLLTTGEMKNIKVNGEVEKERKIFRIQVSKTKKPLFFYLNLAKKQLKTDNDVELCALGTAIPTIIIMTEILKRNGWAIEKSIVASTIEAKEDKEGRVGAPKAKLDILLGKAKTVDQSTDGSA; this is encoded by the exons atggaagCGATTGTGCTACTAACAACCGGTGAGATGAAGAACATCAAGGTCAATGGCGAGGTGGAGAAAGAGAGGAAGATCTTCCGCATTCAAGTTTCCAAAACTAAGAAACCACTCTTCTTCTACCTCAATCTTGCTAAG AAACAACTGAAGACGGACAATGATGTTGAGCTCTGTGCACTTGGCACGG CTATTCCAACTATAATAATCATGACTGAGATTTTGAAACGCAATGGATGGGCAATTGAGAAAA GTATAGTGGCATCCACTATTGAGGCTAAGGAAGACAAAGAAGGTCGAGTAGGGGCTCCAAAGGCTAAG CTTGATATTCTGTTGGGAAAGGCTAAGACTGTTGACCAAAGCACTGATGGGTCAGCATAG